A window of the Verrucomicrobiota bacterium genome harbors these coding sequences:
- the recR gene encoding recombination protein RecR — MAALPEPITSLIAALGRLPGIGPRSAERIALHVVQSDAAAVKELARLLVAAREKIVECSICGALTEKQPCEICSDPRRDGSLVCVVERAVDILSIEKPATYRGRFHVLGGKISPLNGVGPEDLRIASLETRLIKEAIQEVIIALPSDVEGDATSFYLAQRLGPKNVKVTRIAHGLPVGSGLEFADGLTLSKAIEGRRPLE, encoded by the coding sequence ATGGCTGCCCTTCCAGAACCGATCACCAGTTTGATTGCCGCGCTGGGGCGGTTGCCAGGCATTGGCCCGCGCTCGGCGGAGCGGATCGCCCTTCATGTCGTGCAGTCGGACGCTGCAGCGGTCAAGGAACTCGCCCGGCTGCTGGTGGCGGCTCGCGAGAAAATCGTGGAATGCTCGATTTGCGGCGCCCTGACCGAAAAACAACCTTGCGAAATTTGCAGTGATCCGCGGCGCGACGGCTCGCTCGTTTGCGTTGTGGAACGCGCCGTCGATATCCTGAGCATCGAAAAACCGGCGACCTATCGCGGCCGATTTCATGTCCTGGGCGGAAAAATTTCGCCGCTGAACGGTGTCGGCCCGGAGGATTTGCGGATCGCGTCCCTGGAAACCCGGCTGATCAAAGAGGCCATTCAGGAAGTCATTATCGCACTCCCGTCCGATGTCGAAGGCGACGCGACGAGCTTTTATCTGGCGCAGCGCCTGGGACCGAAGAACGTGAAGGTGACGCGAATCGCGCACGGGTTGCCCGTCGGCAGTGGATTAGAGTTCGCGGATGGCCTGACTTTGAGCAAAGCCATCGAGGGACGGAGACCTCTTGAGTAA
- a CDS encoding YbaB/EbfC family nucleoid-associated protein has protein sequence MSSIGKLMKQAARIQRQMEEVQAQLAAKTVEATSGGGVVKAVAKCDGTLASVKIDPQAINPSDPQMLEDLVLTAVNNALGQAKELSASEMGKVTSGLNIPGLM, from the coding sequence ATGTCCAGCATTGGCAAACTCATGAAACAAGCCGCGCGCATTCAGCGGCAGATGGAAGAAGTCCAGGCTCAACTCGCCGCCAAGACCGTGGAGGCGACCAGCGGCGGCGGTGTGGTCAAGGCCGTGGCGAAATGCGACGGCACGCTGGCGTCGGTCAAAATCGACCCGCAAGCGATCAACCCGTCCGATCCTCAGATGTTGGAGGATCTGGTTTTGACCGCCGTGAACAACGCGCTAGGCCAGGCCAAGGAGTTGTCCGCTTCTGAAATGGGCAAAGTGACGTCGGGATTGAACATACCGGGGTTGATGTAG
- the dnaX gene encoding DNA polymerase III subunit gamma/tau, translating to MSYQVLARKYRPQRFSDVVGQDHVTQTLGNAIRQNRIAHAYLFVGPRGTGKTTLARIFAKCLNCTGGPSVDFPDDDPRCREIAEGRSLDVLEIDGASNRGIEEIRELRETVKYAPSSSRFKIYIIDEVHMLTKEAFNALLKTLEEPPAHVKFMFATTEAEKVLPTILSRCQRFDLRRIPTPLIVKHLAQIAALEKVTVDDAALHAIARGADGCMRDAESALDQLISFCGEKIAEADVLGMFGLAARSQILELARTVLVGATEAALRQLSDLARNGKDLSRLLSDLLGHFRNLLLFQISRGDLNLLEVTELEAAALAEQSSGITAEALASVMEVLAETEGKLRDAASKRIVIEVAILKAIQARNAVSIDVLVSKLQQLRPEPVAGQASAPSVSVGQASSLPTRGVVRASHEEAKTPPQPADKVSALRTPTSSASEEGILRDADIPQEATSPPTGRAQDLAELWKNVLEAVGRVSPFARTYLLEAHPVSLAKNVLTIGFDPEFSDHVGLVDNSKNRTLLQTKMRELGCGEVQVKFVVANAPSDWVRPQVETADPPPPARAVHAPEAQPAKPEAPPAVKDDFKNDPLIKQALEIFKGTIVEVRA from the coding sequence ATGTCCTACCAGGTCTTAGCGCGAAAGTATCGGCCGCAACGGTTCTCCGACGTGGTGGGGCAAGACCATGTCACCCAAACGCTGGGCAACGCGATCCGGCAGAACCGGATTGCGCACGCGTATCTGTTCGTGGGGCCGCGCGGCACGGGCAAAACAACCCTGGCGCGCATCTTCGCCAAATGCCTGAATTGCACCGGAGGGCCCAGCGTGGACTTCCCGGACGATGACCCGCGTTGCCGCGAGATTGCCGAGGGCAGGTCCCTCGACGTGCTGGAGATCGACGGCGCGAGCAATCGCGGGATCGAGGAAATCCGCGAGCTGCGCGAGACGGTCAAATACGCGCCGTCCAGTTCCCGGTTCAAGATCTACATCATCGACGAAGTCCACATGCTGACGAAGGAGGCGTTCAACGCGCTTCTGAAGACGCTCGAAGAGCCTCCGGCGCACGTGAAGTTCATGTTCGCCACGACCGAAGCGGAGAAAGTCCTGCCCACGATCCTGTCCCGCTGCCAGCGATTTGACCTGCGGCGCATTCCGACGCCCCTCATTGTCAAACATCTCGCGCAGATCGCGGCGCTGGAAAAGGTGACCGTGGATGACGCGGCTTTGCACGCGATCGCGCGCGGGGCGGATGGTTGCATGCGCGACGCCGAGTCCGCGCTGGACCAACTGATCAGCTTCTGCGGCGAGAAGATCGCCGAGGCCGATGTGCTGGGAATGTTTGGCCTCGCGGCGCGATCTCAGATTCTGGAACTGGCGCGCACGGTTCTGGTGGGTGCGACCGAAGCCGCCCTGCGTCAGTTGAGCGATCTGGCCCGGAATGGCAAGGACTTGAGCCGGCTGCTTTCCGATCTGTTAGGCCATTTCCGCAATCTGCTGCTCTTCCAAATCTCGCGCGGCGATCTGAATCTGCTGGAGGTCACCGAACTCGAAGCCGCGGCGCTGGCCGAACAGTCGTCCGGAATCACCGCCGAAGCCTTGGCGAGCGTGATGGAAGTCCTGGCCGAGACGGAAGGCAAACTTCGCGACGCGGCTTCGAAACGCATTGTGATCGAAGTCGCAATCTTGAAAGCGATTCAGGCCCGGAATGCGGTATCCATCGACGTCCTGGTGAGCAAGCTGCAACAGTTGCGGCCGGAACCTGTCGCCGGCCAGGCGTCGGCCCCTTCCGTGAGTGTAGGGCAGGCTTCCAGCCTGCCAACTCGCGGCGTAGTCCGCGCTTCACATGAGGAGGCGAAGACGCCCCCTCAACCGGCAGACAAGGTGTCTGCCCTCCGCACTCCGACAAGCTCCGCGTCGGAAGAGGGGATTCTACGCGACGCCGACATTCCACAAGAGGCGACCTCGCCGCCGACTGGCCGCGCGCAGGACCTTGCGGAGCTATGGAAGAACGTGCTTGAAGCCGTCGGGCGCGTGAGTCCGTTTGCCCGGACTTACCTGCTGGAGGCGCATCCGGTTTCTCTCGCCAAAAACGTCCTCACGATTGGTTTCGATCCCGAATTCTCGGATCACGTCGGGTTGGTGGACAATTCGAAGAACCGGACGCTCCTTCAAACCAAGATGCGCGAACTGGGGTGCGGCGAAGTCCAGGTGAAATTCGTGGTGGCGAACGCTCCCTCGGACTGGGTTCGTCCTCAGGTCGAAACGGCAGATCCGCCGCCGCCGGCGCGCGCGGTTCACGCTCCGGAAGCACAGCCGGCCAAGCCTGAGGCGCCGCCCGCTGTGAAAGACGATTTCAAGAACGACCCGCTCATCAAGCAGGCGTTGGAAATCTTCAAAGGAACCATCGTAGAGGTTCGCGCCTGA
- a CDS encoding HAD family phosphatase, with the protein MAGSSIQAVVFDLGKVLVDFDYSLAAAKLEAQSKISALELKRLLDQSPLLYRYETGLVSTEEFFAEVQRHSGFRGELTEFGAIFGDIFSPIKPMIRLHANLRTSGLPTYLLSNTNALAIEHIRRQFPFYGQFHGHILSFEHRAMKPDERLYEVAEALAGFQGANLLYIDDRPENIEAGKNRGWRTILHVSPDRTIEAVRSAGLLS; encoded by the coding sequence ATGGCCGGGAGTTCCATTCAAGCCGTCGTTTTCGATCTCGGCAAAGTCCTGGTGGATTTTGATTACTCCCTGGCAGCGGCGAAACTGGAAGCCCAGTCGAAGATTTCCGCTCTGGAGTTGAAGCGATTGCTGGATCAATCGCCGCTCCTGTATCGCTACGAAACAGGCCTGGTTTCCACGGAGGAATTCTTTGCCGAGGTGCAACGCCACTCCGGCTTTCGCGGTGAGCTCACGGAGTTCGGAGCGATCTTCGGCGACATCTTTTCTCCGATTAAGCCGATGATCCGCCTGCACGCAAACCTCCGCACGTCGGGTTTGCCCACTTACCTGCTTTCAAACACCAACGCCCTCGCCATCGAACACATCCGGCGTCAGTTTCCATTCTACGGTCAATTCCACGGCCACATCCTTTCGTTCGAGCACCGCGCGATGAAACCGGATGAAAGGCTCTACGAAGTGGCGGAGGCGCTCGCCGGCTTTCAAGGCGCAAACTTGCTCTATATCGATGATCGTCCGGAGAACATCGAGGCGGGCAAAAACCGAGGCTGGCGAACTATTCTTCATGTCTCGCCGGACCGCACCATCGAGGCCGTCCGGTCTGCGGGTTTGCTCAGTTAA